In Microbacterium sp. AB, a single genomic region encodes these proteins:
- a CDS encoding four-carbon acid sugar kinase family protein, which yields MHVDALLAPLPAPVEVTAADVSAEVNEASLVVVLDDDPTGTQSVAHLPVLTRWEREDLDGAIATGAPAVYVLTNTRSLDEETAARRGREVVAAALAAARSVGRHVTFVSRGDSTLRGHFPLETDVLAAEIVAHGGREPALTLLVPAFPDAGRITVDAVHYWVVDGEATPVGETAFAEDATFGFSSSDLRDWVEEKTAGRILAADVAALTIDVIRSGALAVEEFLRALTPGTVVAVDVVEETDMRVVALAVHRLRDRDVLLRVGPPYVRAHIGQAIAEPVRAADIPFAHDRGGLIVVGSHVPLTTAQLDELRRARPETATIELDVRSLIDDRRDAHLDAQASAVARALADGSVVVHTTRELVTGADGEESLDIARRVSGGVVELVRRVLAIAPPRFVIAKGGITSSDVASEALEIRRATVLGPLLPGIVSLWQPETGPAVGIPYVVFAGNVGDTDSLAKVVATLADAR from the coding sequence GTGCACGTCGACGCTCTGCTGGCCCCCCTTCCCGCTCCCGTCGAGGTCACCGCGGCCGACGTGAGCGCGGAGGTCAACGAGGCGAGCCTCGTGGTCGTCCTCGACGACGACCCGACGGGGACGCAGTCGGTCGCGCACCTGCCCGTGCTGACCCGCTGGGAGCGCGAGGACCTCGACGGCGCGATCGCCACGGGCGCCCCGGCCGTGTACGTGCTCACGAACACGCGATCGCTCGACGAGGAGACCGCCGCGCGGCGAGGCCGGGAGGTCGTCGCCGCGGCGCTCGCGGCGGCCCGCTCCGTCGGCAGGCACGTGACGTTCGTCTCGCGCGGAGACTCGACCCTGCGCGGGCACTTCCCGCTCGAGACGGATGTGCTCGCCGCCGAGATCGTCGCCCACGGGGGGCGTGAGCCGGCCCTGACGCTGCTCGTCCCCGCCTTCCCCGACGCCGGGCGCATCACGGTCGACGCGGTGCACTACTGGGTCGTCGACGGCGAGGCCACGCCCGTCGGCGAGACCGCCTTCGCGGAGGACGCGACGTTCGGGTTCTCCTCCTCCGACCTGCGCGACTGGGTCGAGGAGAAGACCGCGGGGCGCATCCTCGCGGCCGACGTCGCCGCCCTCACGATCGACGTCATCCGCTCGGGGGCCCTGGCCGTCGAGGAGTTCCTCCGCGCGCTCACCCCGGGCACGGTCGTCGCCGTCGACGTCGTCGAGGAGACCGACATGCGCGTCGTGGCCCTCGCCGTCCACCGCCTGCGCGATCGCGACGTGCTGCTCCGCGTCGGCCCGCCGTATGTGCGCGCGCACATCGGGCAGGCGATCGCCGAGCCCGTGCGCGCCGCGGACATCCCCTTCGCCCACGACCGCGGCGGGCTCATCGTCGTCGGCAGCCACGTCCCCCTCACGACCGCCCAGCTCGACGAGCTGCGGCGCGCTCGCCCCGAGACCGCGACGATCGAGCTCGACGTGCGGAGCCTCATCGACGACCGGCGGGATGCCCATCTCGACGCGCAGGCTTCCGCCGTCGCGAGGGCGCTCGCCGACGGCAGCGTCGTCGTCCACACCACGCGCGAGCTCGTGACGGGGGCGGACGGCGAGGAGAGCCTCGACATCGCGCGCCGCGTCTCGGGCGGCGTCGTCGAGCTCGTGCGCCGCGTGCTCGCGATCGCCCCGCCGAGGTTCGTCATCGCCAAGGGCGGGATCACGTCGAGCGACGTCGCGAGCGAGGCCCTCGAGATCCGCCGTGCGACCGTGCTCGGCCCCCTGCTCCCCGGCATCGTGTCGCTGTGGCAGCCCGAGACCGGCCCCGCCGTCGGCATCCCGTATGTCGTCTTCGCCGGCAACGTCGGCGACACCGACTCGCTCGCGAAGGTCGTCGCGACCCTCGCCGACGCGCGCTGA
- a CDS encoding NAD(P)-dependent oxidoreductase: MTSTVAVIGLGAMGLPMATRLAQRFDVRGFDIAPERVALAAGNGVAASPSAADAVSGADAVLVAVRTGGQLHDLLFGDAGLAPHLADGSVVILTSTVGTEGIGDIAARLAEQGAHLVDAPLSGGPVRAGEGDLLIVVGAAPSALETARPVLDQLASTLSIVGEKPGDGQALKTVNQLLCGVHIAAAAEALALADALGLDREKTLEALTAGAASSFMLGNRGPRALQAYDEEGAEVLSRLDIFVKDLGIVGDAARRAHLSTPVAAAAEQLFLLGEAQGLGARDDSAVIRVVAPERRS, translated from the coding sequence ATGACATCCACCGTCGCTGTCATCGGTCTCGGAGCCATGGGGCTCCCGATGGCCACCCGGCTCGCCCAGCGCTTCGACGTGCGCGGCTTCGACATCGCCCCCGAGCGCGTGGCGCTCGCGGCCGGGAACGGCGTGGCCGCTTCCCCCTCTGCCGCCGACGCGGTCTCCGGCGCCGACGCCGTGCTCGTCGCCGTGCGCACGGGCGGCCAGCTCCACGACCTCCTCTTCGGCGACGCCGGACTCGCGCCGCACCTCGCGGACGGATCCGTCGTCATCCTGACGAGCACCGTGGGGACCGAGGGGATCGGCGACATCGCCGCTCGTCTCGCGGAGCAGGGCGCCCACCTCGTCGACGCCCCCCTGTCGGGCGGCCCCGTCCGCGCGGGCGAGGGCGATCTGCTGATCGTCGTGGGCGCCGCGCCGAGCGCATTGGAGACCGCCCGCCCCGTCCTCGACCAGCTCGCGTCGACGCTCTCGATCGTCGGCGAGAAGCCGGGAGACGGTCAGGCGCTCAAGACCGTCAACCAGCTGCTGTGCGGCGTCCACATCGCCGCGGCCGCCGAGGCGCTCGCGCTGGCCGACGCCCTGGGGCTCGACCGCGAGAAGACGCTGGAGGCGCTGACGGCGGGAGCGGCGAGCTCGTTCATGCTCGGCAACCGCGGCCCGCGCGCCCTGCAGGCGTACGACGAGGAGGGCGCCGAGGTGCTCAGCCGCCTCGACATCTTCGTGAAGGACCTCGGCATCGTGGGCGACGCGGCCCGTCGGGCGCACCTCTCGACGCCCGTGGCGGCCGCGGCGGAGCAGCTGTTCCTCCTCGGCGAGGCGCAGGGGCTCGGAGCCCGCGACGACTCCGCCGTCATTCGCGTCGTCGCCCCCGAGCGCCGCTCCTAG
- a CDS encoding GntP family transporter translates to MTLPLPALILIGLAGIGLLLLLIIRFKMQAFYALLLVSVAVGLAAGLPMTTIPATEDTPERLGVVQAIIAGAGGTLGSVALLVALGSMLGKIIELSGGAEALAGKFTGWLGPRRVGLALVIAAGILAIPVFFDAGFIILVPIIYAFSKLAGLNPVRFGLPVAGIMLAVHVAVPPHPGIVGGSGILGADIGWVMIFSLLISIPLAAVSYAVSARLNKREFAMLDATREMFASFGTDEASANAGLRDGERAPSGWTVLGIILLPLALIMLGTAVAPLFEPGTFWHGFLAMIGQPIFALMVAILAAMFALGVRRGWSAAKLGEVLEASLPGTAVIILVTGAGAAFGRVLTETGIGGAVAEVLAASGMPLLLAAFLISLIMRAAQGSATVAIATTAGLMLPSVAVLGLGPVHTALVAVAIGYGSLGLSHVNDSGFWVVTRYLGLSVKDGLRTWTVLTTVLGVAGFLLTWLLYAVIPMG, encoded by the coding sequence GTGACGCTTCCTCTTCCCGCCCTCATCCTCATCGGGCTCGCCGGCATCGGGCTGCTGCTCCTGCTCATCATCCGGTTCAAGATGCAGGCCTTCTACGCCCTCCTGCTCGTCTCGGTCGCCGTCGGCCTCGCCGCAGGTCTCCCGATGACGACCATTCCCGCGACCGAGGACACGCCCGAACGCCTCGGCGTCGTCCAGGCGATCATCGCCGGCGCCGGGGGGACGCTCGGCTCCGTGGCCCTGCTCGTGGCGCTCGGGTCGATGCTCGGCAAGATCATCGAGCTCTCCGGCGGCGCAGAGGCGCTCGCGGGGAAGTTCACCGGATGGCTCGGGCCGCGCCGGGTCGGGCTCGCGCTCGTGATCGCCGCGGGCATCCTCGCCATCCCCGTCTTCTTCGACGCGGGGTTCATCATCCTCGTGCCGATCATCTACGCCTTCTCGAAGCTCGCGGGCCTGAACCCGGTGAGGTTCGGCCTGCCCGTGGCCGGCATCATGCTCGCCGTGCACGTGGCCGTGCCGCCGCACCCCGGCATCGTCGGAGGATCGGGCATCCTCGGCGCCGACATCGGCTGGGTCATGATCTTCTCGCTCCTCATCTCGATCCCCCTCGCCGCGGTGTCGTACGCCGTGTCGGCCCGGCTCAACAAGCGGGAGTTCGCGATGCTCGACGCGACGAGGGAGATGTTCGCGAGCTTCGGGACCGACGAGGCCTCCGCGAACGCCGGGCTCCGCGACGGCGAGAGGGCCCCGAGCGGATGGACCGTGCTCGGCATCATCCTCCTGCCGCTCGCGCTCATCATGCTCGGCACGGCCGTGGCGCCCCTGTTCGAACCCGGCACGTTCTGGCACGGCTTCCTCGCCATGATCGGCCAGCCGATCTTCGCGCTGATGGTCGCGATCCTCGCGGCGATGTTCGCCCTCGGCGTCCGCCGCGGATGGTCGGCCGCGAAGCTCGGCGAGGTGCTGGAGGCGTCGCTGCCGGGCACCGCCGTGATCATCCTCGTCACCGGCGCGGGCGCCGCGTTCGGCCGCGTGCTCACCGAGACCGGCATCGGCGGCGCCGTCGCCGAGGTGCTCGCGGCGAGCGGGATGCCGCTCCTGCTCGCGGCGTTCCTCATCTCGCTCATCATGCGCGCCGCGCAGGGATCGGCGACGGTCGCGATCGCCACGACGGCCGGACTCATGCTGCCGTCCGTGGCTGTCCTCGGCCTCGGGCCCGTCCACACGGCGCTCGTCGCCGTCGCGATCGGCTACGGCAGCCTCGGCCTCAGCCACGTGAACGACTCGGGCTTCTGGGTCGTGACGCGATACCTCGGCCTCTCCGTCAAGGACGGCCTGCGCACATGGACGGTGCTCACGACCGTCCTTGGCGTCGCCGGGTTCCTCCTCACCTGGCTGCTGTACGCCGTGATCCCGATGGGCTGA
- a CDS encoding matrixin family metalloprotease — MTTHTRRNFSPLPSTILGKTCTWTRTSDGRPLNKDIRIDNSSRSWVTTISSGCSGSYDLRSVVTHELGHFLSLGHAGERGLNDLTMSTATSPCNSAARRLGAGDVTAIYSQHRD, encoded by the coding sequence GTGACTACGCATACGCGACGAAATTTCAGCCCTCTCCCCTCCACAATTCTTGGAAAGACTTGCACCTGGACTCGCACTTCCGACGGACGTCCGCTCAATAAGGATATCCGAATCGACAACTCAAGTCGCTCGTGGGTGACAACAATCTCCTCCGGGTGCTCAGGCTCGTACGATCTCCGCTCAGTGGTCACTCATGAACTCGGCCACTTCCTTTCACTCGGCCACGCGGGCGAGCGTGGTCTTAACGACCTCACCATGAGCACGGCCACTTCCCCATGCAACTCCGCTGCACGACGTTTGGGAGCGGGAGATGTCACAGCGATCTATTCACAGCACCGCGACTAG
- a CDS encoding pyridoxal phosphate-dependent aminotransferase, translating to MTDRAPLSRKLSAIAESATLKVDAKAKALKAEGKPVISYAAGEPDFATPQFVVDAAAEALNDPANFRYTPGAGLLPLREAIAAKTLRDSGLDVSPSRIVVTNGGKQAVYQAFQAVVNPGDEVLLPAPYWTTYPEAIRLADGVPVEVFAGADQDYKVTVEQLEAARTDRTTVLVFVSPSNPTGSVYTPEETEAIGRWALEYGIWVLTDEIYQNLVYEGARAVSIVEAVPELAEQTLLLNGVAKTYAMTGWRVGWLVGPSDAVKLVANLQSHLTSNVNNVAQRAAAAALSGPQTEAEAFRAAFDRRRRLIVDELAKIDGVTVPNPLGAFYAYPDVHGLLGREWKGRRVETTLELADLILDEAEVAVVPGEAFGPSGYLRLSYALADDQLVEGIHRLQELFA from the coding sequence GTGACCGACCGCGCTCCCCTCTCACGCAAGCTCTCCGCCATCGCCGAGTCCGCGACCCTGAAGGTCGATGCGAAGGCCAAAGCGCTGAAGGCCGAGGGCAAACCCGTCATCTCCTATGCGGCGGGCGAGCCCGACTTCGCGACCCCGCAGTTCGTCGTCGACGCCGCCGCCGAGGCGCTGAACGACCCCGCGAACTTCCGGTACACGCCGGGAGCCGGGCTCCTGCCGCTGCGCGAGGCGATCGCCGCGAAGACGCTGCGCGACTCCGGCCTCGACGTCTCCCCGTCGCGGATCGTCGTGACCAACGGCGGCAAGCAGGCCGTCTACCAGGCGTTCCAGGCGGTCGTGAACCCCGGCGACGAGGTCCTCCTCCCCGCGCCGTACTGGACGACGTACCCCGAGGCCATCCGCCTCGCCGACGGCGTGCCCGTCGAGGTGTTCGCGGGTGCGGACCAGGACTACAAGGTCACGGTCGAGCAGTTGGAGGCCGCACGGACCGACAGGACGACCGTACTCGTCTTCGTCTCGCCGTCGAACCCGACGGGGTCGGTGTACACGCCGGAGGAGACCGAGGCCATCGGCCGCTGGGCCCTCGAGTACGGCATCTGGGTTCTCACCGACGAGATCTACCAGAACCTCGTCTACGAGGGCGCCAGGGCCGTCTCGATCGTCGAGGCCGTGCCCGAGCTCGCGGAGCAGACGCTGCTCCTCAACGGCGTCGCGAAGACCTACGCGATGACGGGATGGCGCGTGGGCTGGCTCGTCGGGCCGTCCGACGCCGTGAAGCTCGTCGCCAACCTGCAGTCGCACCTCACGAGCAACGTCAACAACGTCGCACAGCGCGCGGCCGCCGCGGCGCTCAGCGGCCCGCAGACGGAGGCCGAGGCGTTCCGCGCCGCCTTCGACCGCCGCCGCCGCCTCATCGTCGACGAGCTCGCGAAGATCGACGGCGTCACCGTGCCGAACCCGCTGGGCGCGTTCTACGCCTACCCGGACGTGCACGGTCTCCTCGGCCGCGAGTGGAAGGGCCGCCGCGTCGAGACGACGCTCGAGCTCGCCGACCTCATCCTCGACGAGGCCGAGGTCGCCGTCGTCCCCGGCGAGGCCTTCGGCCCGAGCGGCTATCTGCGCCTGTCCTACGCGCTCGCCGACGACCAGCTCGTCGAGGGCATCCACCGTCTGCAGGAGCTCTTCGCGTAG